The following is a genomic window from Niveispirillum cyanobacteriorum.
AGCTTGACCAGGGCCAGCAGCTCCGCTTGGTTCCGCGCGAGTGAAGTCCCAACAATTTGGGCCTTTACGTCCGGGGCAAGGCGGGTGGCGATCAGGATGGCGCGCTGGATGCTGCGCTCGTTCAGGCCGACCTTCTCTGCCGTGGCGCGGCTAAACGACATGATGTCGTTTTGCCTCTCCTTGCCGCCTGTATGCTGGTTCCCCCTGTCGCCACCCTGTTTCGTCTCTGGGTGCAGCGCTTCATAAAGCGCCTTGCGCCGATGCAGGAAAACGGCTCGGTCCAGGGGGTTAAGGTCGTGTCGGACGAGGTTCTCATCAACCTCTGCCAATTCCGCTTCTGTGTCGGTCATCTCAAACACGAAGCTGTCGATCTCCAACCGCTCAAGTTGGCGCATGGCCGCCAGACGATGGCCGCCGGCCACCAGCTTGAACTTGAAGGGTCCGGGCTTTTTTACGGTCCGTATCTCAATCGGGCTGCGTAACTGGCCGACCTGTTCGATGTTCTCAGCCAGGAAATCAACATAGGCGGGGTCAATGGGGCGAAGCCGCACCCTATCGTCGATTTCCGCAATCTTGATGACTTGAAGCCCAAGAGCCTTCATTCGGACACCTGATGTTCAACGGGATGGGATTTGCCGTGCACGCGACGGC
Proteins encoded in this region:
- a CDS encoding ParB/RepB/Spo0J family partition protein; this encodes MKALGLQVIKIAEIDDRVRLRPIDPAYVDFLAENIEQVGQLRSPIEIRTVKKPGPFKFKLVAGGHRLAAMRQLERLEIDSFVFEMTDTEAELAEVDENLVRHDLNPLDRAVFLHRRKALYEALHPETKQGGDRGNQHTGGKERQNDIMSFSRATAEKVGLNERSIQRAILIATRLAPDVKAQIVGTSLARNQAELLALVKLPPEEQRKVVAELLAETPRAKSVSAAHRLVLGGQVEEADPDSAKFAQLVTLWGRSGDKARRMFLAHLKQEGDLKKFSQPAKVRGADAEDEAA